The sequence ATAGAATTTAAGCGCGTTACCACCTGTTGTGGTTTCAGGGTTACCAAACATGACACCAATTTTCATACGAATCTGGTTGATGAAGATAACCAGCGTATTGGAGCGTTTAATGTTAGCGGTCAGCTTACGTAATGCTTGTGACATTAAACGAGCCTGAAGCCCCATGTGACTGTCACCCATATCACCTTCGATTTCAGCTTTTGGCGTCAATGCGGCAACGGAGTCTACCACTACGATATCCACAGCACCGGAACGAACCAGCATATCGGTGATTTCTAAGGCTTGTTCACCTGTGTCAGGCTGAGAAACCAGCAGGTCATCAATATTGACACCTAATTTTTCAGCGTAAACAGGATCAAGAGCATGTTCAGCATCCACAAACGCGGCTGTACCACCTGTTTTTTGCATCTCAGCGATAGCATGCAACGTCAATGTAGTTTTACCTGAAGATTCTGGTCCGTAAATTTCAATAACACGACCACGAGGAAGACCACCTATACCAAGTGCAACGTCTAGCCCAATTGAGCCAGAAGATACGGCTGACACGTCACGAGCTGCGACATTATCACCCAGACGCATAACAGAGCCTTTACCAAATTGCTTCTCAATTTGACCAAGCGCGGCGCCTAGCGCTTTTTTCTTATCGTCATCCATTGCACTACCTCTGAAGCTGTTTTTAATAAATCCTTCGATTATCCCATAGATAGCAGTCAGTCTCTAGCGTTTTTAATGATTCCGGATAAGGCCGCTAACACGGCTTGTCGTCTGACACTTTCTCTATCCCCATCGAATTGAAAAAGCTGACTGCTGACTTTATCTATTTGAGATGCCCAAGCTATCCATACTGTACCAACAGGTTTGTTTTCTGTACCGCCACCGGGGCCGGCAATACCGGTTAATGACACGCTAATATCGGCTTTCGAATGGCGAAGTGTACCTATCGCCATTTCCTCGGCTACTAACTGACTGACAGCGCCATATTGATCGAGTGAAGCTAACTTGACGCCGAGTTGCTCGTGTTTAGCCTGGTTACTGTAGGTGACGAAACCTCGTTCAAACCAGCTCGAACTACCGGCAAGATCCGTGCAACATTTCGCCACCCAGCCACCAGTACATGATTCTGCTGTCGCCAACATTAAATGCTTTTTATTTAAAGTTTCAGCGACTTGAATGATTTTTTCTTGCAGTGATGCGTCAGAAATATTTTGCATGATATAAACTATAAAAATGACTCAAATTCAAAATCATACTCCAATGATGCAGCAGTATCTGCGCATCAAAGCCGAACATCCGGAATTTTTGCTGTTTTATCGTATGGGGGACTTTTATGAGCTCTTTTTTGACGATGCTCATAAAGCCGCCGAACTGCTTGATATCACATTAACTGCGCGTGGCAGCAGTAACGGTGCACCTATTCCTATGGCGGGGGTGCCTTACCATGCGGCAGATAATTATTTATCAAGACTTATTAAGCTGGGTGAGTCTGTTGCTATTTGTGAGCAAATAGGTGATCCGGCAACGAGTAAAGGTC is a genomic window of Methylophaga thalassica containing:
- the recA gene encoding recombinase RecA, whose amino-acid sequence is MDDDKKKALGAALGQIEKQFGKGSVMRLGDNVAARDVSAVSSGSIGLDVALGIGGLPRGRVIEIYGPESSGKTTLTLHAIAEMQKTGGTAAFVDAEHALDPVYAEKLGVNIDDLLVSQPDTGEQALEITDMLVRSGAVDIVVVDSVAALTPKAEIEGDMGDSHMGLQARLMSQALRKLTANIKRSNTLVIFINQIRMKIGVMFGNPETTTGGNALKFYASVRLDIRRIGAIKKGDEILGNETRVKVVKNKVAPPFKQVEFDIMYGEGISREGELIDLGVQQNIVEKSGAWYSYNGTRIGQGKDNVRGYLKENPEMSAEIESKIRETMLPKKTAKKDDSAVEDDVEA
- a CDS encoding CinA family protein — protein: MQNISDASLQEKIIQVAETLNKKHLMLATAESCTGGWVAKCCTDLAGSSSWFERGFVTYSNQAKHEQLGVKLASLDQYGAVSQLVAEEMAIGTLRHSKADISVSLTGIAGPGGGTENKPVGTVWIAWASQIDKVSSQLFQFDGDRESVRRQAVLAALSGIIKNARD